The genome window tttaaTGTCAGTATTTTGCAATTTAAaggttaaatattaataatatatttttatactatataatttttcataaagagtatgattaatttattttattttattttcctgacaaaaaatataaaatcttttgttaatgttatttgtttagtatgatattatgaatattttcttATTTGTGTGTTTAACCAAAGTTCCCGCTTTGGTTGGacattatatttttacataattgtctcatattttttttataagttcTAATATTCTTATTTGTTTAATaagatattatgttttttgtcaggaattatatgtcataatttgatatatttttcccATAATATACACTTTTTCtacttaaattattattcttatacTTTTCTTTGCTTGCTTTGATTTTTAGGATCATGGAAAGAGAATTCGTGaattttctttattcaaaatttaaaatcttattaaCTAAACGTCCAGAGATATCTTTGCGTATgtttcggttagataataaactTTGTTCAATGAAAAGAATCCTGATGCGGCTATTGTATCTATGATATAACTCATTTACGAGTATgtagatcctgacaaaaaaaataataccgGGTCGAATATCGATACGAGTGGGAATGGTTCGCATTCAGTTAGATTTGAATACTAGATATTAGATTTtagatttaaatttgaattcagTTAGATTAACCCTTAACACTGCAATATCCAATCACTAGTCGTGCTCCGACAATTGTTATTTAGAAAAGTACATATGTATATTatccagtgttgtaaaaagcgagaatcggacttaatcggtgaagtcactgAACAtgaattaatcggagatttaatcagttcggtgaGCTACGGAATAGGGATTAATTGGTgactaatcgtgattaatcaccgatttttagaacagagaTTTTATCTAGTCCCATTTGTTGcaagaagaaaataaataaaacgaATGGCTAATTCACCGGGAAAATGTTACAATTGTGAAGCAAAACTGCAAAAGGGAGAAACAAACCAAGAAAGCAACAAAGGGCTTTAAAGAGTAAAAGCCTGCCCCTAAATATTCCCTTGTGTCTCCTGTTTAAAGCCTATTTCTCGGTTCAGAGAAATGGACCCTCAATACTCTGAATCTATAAAAAAACACACGACAAATACAAATTAGACGAGATCAAAAAGATAGTGATGACCAGCGATGACGTCTCCAAGCACGCCTATATTGCCTTTCGTTTTCATTTTTCCGAaagtaatttgtttttttgccGAAGCTGAAAAATTGAGTGACATGATGTGTGTGCGCAGGTCCCGTATGTGTTAGCTTGTTCTACATCCAATGTGGAAGCGAAGTCCTGAAGGTGTGTGTTCGACGAGTAACGGAACATGAATAAGATGCGTAATGAGTAAGATTATGAAATTGTTTTACGTTATTCGGGAAGCGGAATGACAAGTCGAGAATGTATTTTAAATGAAGTAAACATATTTGATCCGACGTGCAAGTGAGAATCGAGATTGTTCAATGATTtcacatatttttcataattaacaAAAGTACAGAGATATATGTGTGCAGGTAAATTGTTGAATTAGTATTTCACGTATTTTCGATAAATAACGGAAATATGTGTGACAATAAGCTTTGTAAGGGGGAACTGATGTTGTTGAATTATTTcacatatttttgttaaataacaaaaatatgTGTGTGAAGtgaaattattgaattaatatttcacATATTTTGAAAAACGGAAGGATAGTCCAAAGAACATACTTTTGAAAAGTAGCAGAAATATAGcaagttgattttaaaaaattacttgCCTTTCCGATCAACACAATGCAAGTAAATTTATGACAAGAAatgtaaccgaaccgaaatatatttCAAGTTCTCGGCTCAATTTATACCTCAATTCAAAACTCTAAAATGGATACTCAATAATCCTTACAAAAGTTTGGACAACAATGTAGTATACACAAGCAATGTGAGTACGTAAAAGAGAGGATAGGACAAAAGTCAAAACTACCTGATTAGTAGTCTGCTGCTCAAAAAACAGAGATGAAAAGAGCTTACTCTGATTCTGCATTTTTGTTGTAAGGTCTTAGTTTTAACACAGTCATGGTCGGGTAATGACAGTGCCAATTCTACAACCTTGAGACAATGGAGAGACATTTACAAGTCCCTGCAGAATTTTGTAATTATGTGATTGCttttatttttacaaacttTGCAGGTATAATCCTCATCAGATTATGGGGTccttgatactccctccgtccctcccatttcttatcgtttgggttgggcacggaagttaagaaatatgtataaagtagtggaaaatagaaaaaaaaatgggtgaagtggtaggacccattgatttttaatgtataagaagaagatagtggagtaaaagtagtgtgaaaaggaaagaaaagtggagaagtggtgggacccattgattaatttgggtaagttttgaaatgtaaagaaatggatgagacatcccaaaaaggaaagtgtaaagaaatgggagggacggagggagtataatttaaaaacaggGTTTGttacttataatttataaatgagaAATTAGTTATAAGTGGATAGTATTTTTGATACTTACAATTTATTTggtataaaaataaattgttatatataatcttttaaaACGGCCCTCTATattattgtaaaattaaaattttaaaaataaaaataagtcacaaAAGAAAACATAGGAGCCGTTTGGTTGGAAACAAATTAAGACTTACAGTGTtcggtaaaaaaataaaagtttgagaGAAAAACTAGCATTTATAACTacgtttttgtttttttacataaacgagttgaaaaaaaaaaagaaatcaacTTCTCTGGAGAAGAAGCGCTTTTATCCGATCTCAGAATTTTATTGTATAATTCATTCAGTCGAGTTTAAAGTTTAAGATGTCCGATTCGGAACCTACATTGGTTCTCGAAACGTAATGTGCAAGAACATTACACTGTAGTGAGAATACAATGATTAATGCTCTGCATGTTTCATGATTCTTTAATAGCTAGTACAAAGAAATATTACTTCGAATCTATCTCCTGTGACAATATATATCTACACAGATCAGATCGCTGAGCTATACGATTATTAACTGATTAAAGTAGATATTCATCATAGATAAAAGTATGATGCTTAATTTGTTCGGTGCACAATTTGGACCCTGGTATAAAATTTGAGCATTTCGTTcataattaatactccctccgtccctcggaattgtatacatatggattgggcacggagattaagaaaaatatataaagtagaaagaaatagaaagaaaagtgagtaagagcatctccaatggtgctcctaaatcattcctAGTGAGTTGTGAGTTAGTACATTGAATAACGTGTGAgctccaatgctactctttatagTTGCTCTtaactcatattttattattatttgtgagAAAAGTTGGAGAGAGAAGTGAATAAGAATAGAAGGAAgtgatttttttattcaataaaaataagttaggagcacctagatgctctttaaaagaaaggagagagatgaagctcttaaatttttaaagagctatTAGGAGCCCATTGAAGCTCTAATTTTTCATATCCTCCTTACTTTTAaagttaagagcttgtttgaggagcccattggagttgctctaaagtAGTGGAactcatcaatatataattgataaatttggaaaagtagttgaaagtagtgggtgggtgagatttttatattataaaacttgaCTATTTtgtgaaagttttgaaatgtatagaattgagtgggacatccaaaaaaggaaagtgtatagaattaaatgggacggagggagtaactcttATTTaattctggcaaaaaaaataactcttatttacaaaaatcaaactttaaaattcaatatgttttttttttctgaaatgttgaatTAATAAATTAGTATTCTGAAATGTGAACCGATGATTGACCGCGAGACCCTCTAGGCTAAGAGTATTTCCAAGAGACTCTTtgtttaggctcctaacttgagatttaaGGAGAAAGAGCTAACTTGAGATTTAAGGAGAAAGAggcaaaatgttgctccaagagactcttaagcggctcttaaatcactaagagtctcttgtttctctctcctcaaagttaagagccaccacatggctcctaacttattttttcacaataaaaaaatccttccctccaattcaccaCCATCTTTCCCTTTCTTTTGTTCCACTTCCCTCTCCTTTTGTTTTGTTTCCCAATATAGTAGAGcccaatatgaataaaatatgaaatagagaagagatataGAGAGTATGGTCGGAGTGTACGCTCTTAACTTTGTACTAAATTGCTAATAGTcacattgtttatattatatttaggagccaataAAGAGTCTCTTGGACATGCTCTAAGTGAgtaaggtactgtttggggttgctgttgcagacagcaacagcagctttttgctgaaaagcaggtgaaaaactgtttggtaaatcgaaaagcagcttttctgaacagcagcttttagctgaaaagctgcggttagaaaaagcaggtcctcccatgcttttggaaaaagctgcttttcagcttttgcagaatgctgttataaatttcattataaaacctcaccaaaaacattattttttttatattataactcaaaataagtaaatatcaaaaaattaccaaacagttatctgatttctacaacagcacttcttttaccagcactttttctgacagcacagcaatttttaacagcactcccaaacagaccctaagtCATTATCCGTACTTTAGAGATCTAGGagttttttgatttaatttaaaaaataatatttattacttaTCAATAAGAATATATCTATAAGTGacaactaatttttaatttatatatttagattattttttgtatttacaaATTATCggggataaaaattattaatataataataaatattataatttttttataattttttaaaatcaaatattcaaatataaaaacaaaacactAAAAAAGCTGACATTTTCATTCCTCTGTCTCACATTCGTATTTGTAAGTCTGAAAACTTAAAAAtctttaatacaaaattttcgTTCACCTCTATATCGAACATTATTAACATAAAATATCTGCTTTCTCTATAATGTGAAAAACAAATAGAGTAGCTgtcatttatattataaaatttaaaaaaataaaatattgaataacaTATTCagaaaatgtttaaaaaaatatgtagacACTACACGTCTACAACTAAAAACCCCTTACAAAAACCCCTGCCAAGCGCCATCTTTCTTTTAAAAAGCCAAACCAACAAATTACCAAAACAAACCAACTCAACTCTCTTTTCTACCCAAGCAACATGGAAAGCAAGAGGCCGGACCGTACACTTTCCGGCGAAGTTCAGCTGCCGGAAAGCCCACTAGAGCCCATGCAGTTCTTGTCAAGATCATGGAGCCCCTCAgcttttcaaatctctaaaaccCTAGTGGGTCCCACCACCCCAAAGCTTGTACTTCAACAAAAACCCAGCACTTCTTCAAAATGTGCTAATGCCTCTTCTTCCGGTGCTAATTCCGGCGCAAAAACCGATGAAGTACTTATTTCCGGTGGCTTTCAGCCCGAAGAGTCCGCTCTACTTTCCGGCAACACGTTTTCGTTTGCTTCTTCCGCAACTTCTCAACTTGTTCTTGAACGCATTATGTGCCAATCCGTATGTTCCGTCTAATCAcacaaatttaaatactcacgcACACTCGGAAACGTGTTCAATAACTTCTCAACTTGTTCTTGAACCCATCCttttaattacataaatttaaatactcacatATACTTGTAAATATATTTGAGAACTTCTCAAACTTGTTTTTCAACGCATTATATGTTATATTCGGTTTAGttacataaatttaaatattcacgCACACTTGTAAACGTGTTTGAGAAACCGAAACTCGGCCTAACgaaaaatgtgacaactataaTTGCAGGAAGTATCGCCATTAACCTCTGGGAGGCTATCTCACAGCAGTGGACCATTAAATGCTTCCCTCACTGAAGACACGTCCGATGGCCAACCGATTTCGCCGTCTGACGAGTACGAGGATGTTGTTAAGGTACATGCACATACGTAAATCGTACTATCAACCTACTCActccgtttcaaaatattagtccaattttaaatttaattacatAATTCAAACCAATTCTCCTATATTTGTAAGATTATCTGATTAATATGCTTTAAAATACATGTTCAAAAGTCGTCATATAACGTCATTATATTGGTTCGTACGTACTTTCATGTCGTGTACAAAATTGTCGGATTTACGGAAATGAAGACATCGGTAGATGTCGATGTAGATGGTAGGGGTCACGTATTTTAGAAGATTTGACATTAATAAGAGTATGGgactagttttaattttttccaGCTTTTCTCTGTTTTCACTAACAAGAAAAAAGCAAaagtaaagaaaagaagaaagagatgGAAATGCTTTCGTAGATCTCAATGGAAACTTTTTGACTTGACATCGATTTGCTTTATTATAGAAGTACGTCTATACTGATCTAGAGATATACATTGGTGTCTAATCATATGACCGCATTTTACGACATATGAATCCCTAGCCTAGCACTATTTTGCAATACTTAACTTGCCACCAGACACCAGTAGCTAGATGCTTCTCACTGCTCTTAAAAACCTAAGAATCAGAGTTTTATCGGGTCGGTTTTAATTGAATAGTCGGTTGGAGGTCTTTCGGGTCGGTTTTAGTTGAATAGTCGGTTGGAGTTCTATTAGGTCGGTTTGAATTGAGTACTCGATTGGATActagaaaattgaaaattactcGATTGAAATTTTATCGAGGTGATTTTAATTGAATACTCGGTTGAATATTAGGATATTGAAAATGAGTACTcgatttttaaagatttaatattAAGTATAaccaatttcaattttaaagctgttaaaaaaaaaaaacgaaaacCAGGGACCTCAGCGCCTGATGTTGTAAATCAGAAAACAAATGCGGTGAACGTGGATCGAACACGTGACCTTCAGATCTTCAGTCTGACGCTCTCCCAACTGAGCTATCCCCGCACATATTACTAAATTCGCtttctaaatataaattttatgctATGATTTACTGTCTACTGTGATCAATTCAACTTGAGCAATGCACTCATATTTTTTCAGTTTTTGTATTGTACTAGTTCTCATAAGCCAAATCTACATAtgattaaaagtatttgttcAAAATATGCCAAAACAATCACAAATTTAAGTTACACTTTTTATACAACTTCAGAAGAGTAATTTTTTGCATTGGGGTCTGGGCTGGTGAATAGAAATGACATGCTGAAAAGATAGGTTGAGTGTACAAGTGAGTAACAGTTTCCTTCTGAGCTTTGACCCCTTTCCTTTTATTACTCTTACTTGACACTCAGTTTTTACCTTGTATAGTagtgaaaaactgaaaataCACAAATTTACCTGGTTGCAGAGTCAGATGATCATTATATTATTCCAATATTTAGTACAATTATTTTGTTGTAGTATGGTCGTAAAAATCGAGAATCGGAGGTGTTGATTAGGGATTAATCAGATTATCGGGGATTAATGAGAATGATTAATCGGATTAAATATTGAATATCTtacaatagtataataatatttaatatattagtttaatttactATATAACATACCATTTGAGAAAATTTATAGTGATAATCACATTTTTAAATCGAATCGGGAAGGTACCTTGTAGGGGATTAATCCGCCGAATCAGAGATTTTTGAACCATGTGTTGTAGTAATAAATGCTTTAAGGTGTAGATTGAAACAGTCCATTTAAAGGGATGATAGGATTTGATTAGGTTTGCGTATATCTGACTCTCGTCGTGTACTATAAGCTGaataacttgataaaatatgcAGATATCTAATCCGGCATAACTTACTCCAAGTGGAATGAAATGAGTTTAGTTTGGTTCAGATGTAGTGATCAGTTTGTAGTAATTCAGTGAATAAATAAGGCGATTTTTAAGTGGTGTAATTTTAGAACTAAATTGCAaaggataaaatataaatttgttggtAGAATACCAGAATCAATTGTTGCATTTAGATTTTATTGAATTCTCTATTTTGAGTATAATTCGAACCTGTCATCTGTGGTTTCTGAATGCGAACTACTGTATATGTTCAGTTTTTGAGAGCAAACAACACACTACAGCCCCTATTTGCAGCCAGTCGCAATTGTTATGCGACAAGTGGCAGCAACACTCCAGGCGGAAAGACAGTTGGGAGGTGGCTAAAGGagagaagagaaaagaagaaagaagatacGAGAGCTCATAATGCGCAGCTTCATGCAGCTGTCTCAGTAGCTGGAGTAGCTGCTGCTGTGGCAGCCATCGCAGCAGCCACAGCCGCCGCTTCAGCTTCTGGAAAGGATGAACAGATGGCGAAGACTGACATGGCTGTAGCTTCAGCGGCTACATTAGTTGCTGCACAATGTGTGGAGGCTGCTGAGTCGATGGGAGCTGAGCGCGATCATCTCACAGCCGCGGTTAACTCTGCAGTTAATGTGAAATCGCATGGGGATATATTGACTCTTACAGCTGCAGCCGCCACTGGTGAGTACATTGCTAATTTTAAGACATGTACTCCCCCGGCCCAAAATAAGAGTTACtttgactttttattttttcctgaataaaaatatagatgttaaatttttatttagaaaaagaaaatttgaaaaatagtaTATAGGAGTATGtgttttttacacctcaaattacgtgtagaaagtcaaaacgactcttattatgggacagagggagtattatgtaTAGTTGTTGAACTTCTTGAGAAGATATATCGCGTGTTGTTAATAAACTGATAATAAATGTTCACTCTTCTGCAGCTTTACGCGGGGCAGCTACGTTAAAGGCAAGAGCGCTGAAGGAAGTTTGGAATATTGCAGCCGTGATTCCAATAGATAAAGGGCTTGGAATGGGGGTAGGCCAGACTGAACAGAATGGTATTGTTAATGGCCACTACCGCGAGGAGCTTTTACCAGAAGAGAATTTTCTAGGTGTCTGTAATCAAGAACTCCTTGCCAGAGGAACTGAGCTTCTCAAACGCACTCGCAATGGTAGAGAACAACATGATGTATATTCAGCTTCTCCgtatcatttcttttcttttaacatAACCGAATATTGCTGCCTGCAGGTGATCTTCACTGGAAAATTGTTTCCATTTACATTCACAGATCTGGACAGGTAAATAATTTACAACTGGCGTACAATGTTGTTAAAATCTGTTTGATTTCAGAACATTCTCAAGACTAGCCCTTTTTCCTAACAAGTTGCAATAATTCGGCAATTTAAATTGCAGGTGATGCTGAAGATGAAGAGTAAACATGTCGCATCAACCATaacgaaaaagaaaaaaagttagTCCATTGtcttaaaattctaaaaaaaataaaattccttGTTTACTTCTGTTGAAGTACATTCCATTTAGTGGCGGAAACATGAAATGTGCTGGGAAAAGGGAAATTTAGTAAATCACAGGCTATTTCTACTGAACTCAATCCAAGCCTAAATATATGCTAAGCTAAACAACTACATCCTGTATATTTATCAAATGCACCGGAGaggataattaattaaaactacAGAAATTTTTATCTGACAATTTGCCTTGCAGATATCGTGTTGGAGGTGTGCAAGAACATGCCAGCATGGCCAGGAAGACACTTACTCGAGGGTGGAGAGCAGCGGCGCTATTTTGGACTAAGGACAACGATAAGAGGGGTCGTGGAATTCGAGTGCAGGAGCAAGAGAGAATATGATATGTGGACTCAAGGGGCGTCAAGACTTCTCTCCATCGCATCCGAGGCTAAGAAAAATGTATGCAGAACCTAAATATCAAAACATCCATCCCctgtaacaaaaaaaattatgttcatcAGGTTTGAAGATCAGTAGGCCTTCAGATATATTAATATGAACCAACAGCTTTTAACTAGTGTTATTTAGTTATCACTTATTCTACAGAGTCCTTGGTCACAATGCTCTCTCAAGGTAATCTGGTAATTATTCATGTAATATTCAGAGTTTTTATCAAATTACATGATTATTATTGTTAGGCTTCATAATCTTTAGTTTCTTAAACAGTCTTTCAACTCTGTTAAACtaaacaattttaaattaaactatACGATTTTTGGTCACTATACTACCCAACTTACAGTGCAGTTATATTCAGCCATACCCAACTTACAATGCAGTTATATTGAGCCGAGACCCGAATGTTTCGGGACAACATAGAATAAACTAAACTCATACCTTGATTCGTGCTCTGTGGACAGTCGaggttttcaaatattttatctatattacTAATTTTTACGAATAAGGTGATACTgtcaataattttattcaaattaattaaaaaatataagtcaAAATTAATTGACATCtataaataacttttatttgaatTGTCCGAATACCCGTATATTCTATGGAAGTATggatcaaaatctcccaaataattttatgttttctaACAGTGTTTCCTTTGACTAAAATTCAATGTATATGGTAAACATCAGTTGGTAATGTTAAGCTTTAAAGATTTttcattattataaaaatatacttactccatatcaaaataataattttgttttgatttaacttggtcaaattattcaaattttgacCAATAACTACATATATTGTAGTTACTCTATGTCACTATCCCAACAGGTTcattacgttattttttgacaagTTACTTTTTGACACCCGTTTTGAGgatctataaaatatagttccataatttattttttaatttttttcctgaaCAAAAGTTCGACGTTCAAATTTCTAttcgaaaataaataaattaaaaaaaatattattaagttatattttataaaagtatcaaaatacgtgcaaacaatAAACGTAAACAACCTTCTCGGACGGAGGGATATTTAACAAAACTTAACACACACAATTTAAATTTCTGGTAATTAGATTTGTAACTTACATGTAGTGAAAAGATTCTGATAAAAGAATAGTTCAAAAaccaagagcatctccaacggcgttggctataatcgttagcTAAATggaatctgtaagacattatctaaaatttggtgaacatgtaagacattttgcttcgatggtatttgctatattggttggttataatttaaaaatagtatgttattaatattttagattgttaaatagaatatatcagttcaatatggtaataaatgatgtgcaaacTTTCGACAGATTtccttacagacctgtagaggttcgacaaatttagtcattcataggaggttggctaaatttatagacaacagctgagcgtggttggagttgagtttttcgagtTGTTGActaaaattttctattttaagtatgccaactcatatTTTAGCCAAGGATTTTCAATGGTCGGAGATACTCTAAATTTGGACCAATTCTATTATTGGAGCTTTTATATTCGTTTACTATGCACCCTCTTGCATATAAAAATTGGTGGATGGAAATGAAGTTTTGAGTTATGTCATGTCCTCCATTCCTGTGCTGTAGTCCCTCTCATTATTCCTTCCCCATAAACTTTTATTCCACAAATTGGCCCACACTTGGGCATTCTGATTTCTGAACCAGTGAACCCTCAAATTCTTCATCGATTTTCGTTGTTGTAAtagatatatttgttttttgtaattttaaaatttttcttcggactaattaatattttaggtaCAATATGTACAGTCCGACTTGATAAAAGAAAACCTGTTTAGTCAAAATAAAAGGCAAAACCTTATTAAATCAGAAATTTTTAGACAAGGTTGAAAATGACCTCAACCAATACGGCCGTTCGCCTACATGCAGGGACGGAACCAGAAATTTGAGTTGGGGTGGGCTTCAAATGAATGACGAACAAAAATCTACTTTTATTCATATTAGGAACCGAAA of Daucus carota subsp. sativus chromosome 3, DH1 v3.0, whole genome shotgun sequence contains these proteins:
- the LOC108211839 gene encoding VAN3-binding protein, with the protein product MESKRPDRTLSGEVQLPESPLEPMQFLSRSWSPSAFQISKTLVGPTTPKLVLQQKPSTSSKCANASSSGANSGAKTDEVLISGGFQPEESALLSGNTFSFASSATSQLVLERIMCQSEVSPLTSGRLSHSSGPLNASLTEDTSDGQPISPSDEYEDVVKFLRANNTLQPLFAASRNCYATSGSNTPGGKTVGRWLKERREKKKEDTRAHNAQLHAAVSVAGVAAAVAAIAAATAAASASGKDEQMAKTDMAVASAATLVAAQCVEAAESMGAERDHLTAAVNSAVNVKSHGDILTLTAAAATALRGAATLKARALKEVWNIAAVIPIDKGLGMGVGQTEQNGIVNGHYREELLPEENFLGVCNQELLARGTELLKRTRNGDLHWKIVSIYIHRSGQVMLKMKSKHVASTITKKKKNIVLEVCKNMPAWPGRHLLEGGEQRRYFGLRTTIRGVVEFECRSKREYDMWTQGASRLLSIASEAKKNVCRT